In Maniola hyperantus chromosome 13, iAphHyp1.2, whole genome shotgun sequence, one genomic interval encodes:
- the bisc gene encoding TM2 domain-containing protein biscotti: MLRLIFSLVCLLFFYTEVYASDEAKGDKNVVVDCSALRLGQYICPDPNKNQIDPDTQQFVGCTKGKSAPSEGEADVLCLAADGIICNQTNNSTFWRKMPCKWTNGYSLEIALLLSVFLGMFGLDRFYLGYPGIGLAKLCTLGFMFLGQLLDIILIAAQVVGPSDGSAYIIPYYGAGVTVVRSDNETYLLPQADWHNIT; the protein is encoded by the exons ATGTTACGTTTAATATTTTCCCTTGTTTGTTTACTGTTTTTCTATACGGAGGTGTATGCTTCTGATGAAGCCAAGGGTGATAAGAACGTGGTTGTTGACTGTAGTGCTTTGAGATTGGGACAGTATATTTGTCCAGATCCTAACAAAAATCAAATAGATCCTGATACACAACAGTTTGTAGGATGTACAAAAGGAAAATCTGCTCCGTCGGAAGGTGAAGCTGATG TGCTATGCCTAGCTGCTGATGGAATTATATGCAATCAAACCAATAACTCAACATTTTGGAGAAAGATGCCATGTAAATGGAC gAATGGTTATTCATTAGAAATAGCGTTATTGCTATCAGTGTTCCTGGGAATGTTTGGCTTAGATAGATTTTACCTGGGATATCCTGGCATTGGCTTGGCTAAGTTGTGCACACTGGGATTCATGTTCCTGGGTCAACTGTTGGATATTATACTTATTGCTGCTCAG GTGGTTGGACCATCTGATGGTTCAGCATACATAATACCCTACTATGGGGCTGGAGTGACAGTTGTCAGAAGTGATAACGAGACGTACCTGTTGCCTCAAGCAGACTGGCATAACATTACTTGA
- the ECSIT gene encoding evolutionarily conserved signaling intermediate in Toll pathway, mitochondrial — translation MNVNLLRKVIRTRPANILFLRWNSSEKKLATYDPFLAKPKKTKETYLEVIKLFEGQDTRRRGHVEFIYAALSKMKEFGVQKDLEVYKALVEVLPKGKFIPTNIFQAEFMHYPKQQQCAVDLLEQMEDNGVIPDSELEQMLLNIFGRRGIPLRKFWRMMYWMPKFKNLSPWHLPEELPGDTLELARLAIQRITSVDPDTKIDTWQTEEIEASLDKTWIVSAQSRTQQVLLAEQPQNEPLVIKGPFNVYLRDQVVAYFILLGKTRPDYKDESDTDDVSNIPRPPGIPGVIGKVTLPQVKCTIHEQDDGTIVAICATGTSSRDSLLSWIRLLERNNNPLLSNIPVIFTLVAPPCDVSLFETQPATQNEKHEKTG, via the exons ATGAACGTTAACCTATTAAGAAAAGTTATACGAACAAGACCTGcaaatatattatttctaaGATGGAATAGTTCAGAAAAGAAGCTAGCCACATACGATCCCTTTCTCGCCAAACCGAAGAAGACAAAAGAAACATACTTAGAAGTTATTAAATTGTTCGAAGGCCAAGACACGAGGCGGCGGGGTCATGTCGAGTTTATATATGCCGCTTTAAGTAAAATGAAAGAATTCGGCGTTCAGAAAGACTTGGAAGTATATAAAGCTTTGGTCGAAGTTCTGCCGAAAGGGAAATTTATACCCACTAATATATTTCAGGCAGAATTTATGCATTATCCAAAACAACAACAGTGCGCTGTGGATTTGTTAGAACAAATGGAGGATAACG GTGTTATACCAGATTCAGAATTGGAGCAAATGTTATTAAACATATTTGGCAGAAGAGGGATCCCTTTACGGAAGTTCTGGCGCATGATGTACTGGATGCCAAAGTTCAAGAACCTTAGTCCATGGCACTTACCTGAAGAGCTGCCTGGTGATACCTTGGAACTGGCCAGACTTGCTATACAAAGGATAACGTCAGTGGACCCAGACACAAAGATAGATACTTGGCAG ACAGAAGAAATTGAAGCTTCCCTGGATAAGACATGGATTGTAAGTGCCCAGAGTAGAACACAACAGGTCCTCTTAGCTGAACAGCCACAGAATGAACCGTTGGTTATAAAAGGCCCTTTCAATGTGTATCTCCGAGACCAAGTTGTCGCCTACTTTATATTGCTTGGAAAAACTCGACCGGACTATAAAGATGAATCAGACACAGATG ATGTTTCCAATATTCCAAGGCCACCAGGAATACCAGGTGTTATAGGAAAAGTAACACTACCCCAAGTCAAGTGCACAATACATGAGCAAGATGACGGTACAATAGTAGCCATCTGCGCTACAG gaACATCATCCAGAGATTCCCTACTATCATGGATAAGGTTACtagaaagaaataataatccCCTATTATCAAATATACCCGTTATATTTACGCTTGTGGCGCCACCTTGTGATGTGTCGCTGTTTGAAACTCAGCCTGCAACTCAAAACGAGAAACATGAAAAGACAGGATAA